One part of the Ziziphus jujuba cultivar Dongzao chromosome 2, ASM3175591v1 genome encodes these proteins:
- the LOC107419530 gene encoding uncharacterized protein LOC107419530: MKTAFALFTLSSLLLFSGTVLARKDPGDYWKNVMEIESMPEVIQILVNGKLRNNGDNFVKHLDRDNMRGSADQPKDKDLNVDKWSNSAIIYGGSDRSQIKDLNVDKWSNSAIIYGRFDRPQIKDLNVDNWSNSAIIYRGSDRPQIKDLNVDKWSNSAIIYGESDRPQIGNSELKDKSSNKDLNVDKWSNSAIFYWGYDRPQI, encoded by the exons ATGAAGACGGCATTTGCTCTCTTTACCCTTTCATCACTTCTCCTG TTTTCAGGCACTGTTCTTGCAAGGAAAGATCCGGGAGACTACTGGAAGAATGTAATGGAGATCGAATCCATGCCGGAGGTGATTCAAATCCTTGTCAATGgtaaattaagaaataatggTGACAATTTTGTCAAGCATTTGGATAGAGACAATATGCGCGGAAGTGCTGATCAGCCTAAAGATAAGGACTTAAATGTAGATAAATGGTCCAACTCTGCTATAATTTATGGGGGATCTGATCGATCTCAAATTAAAGACTTAAATGTGGACAAATGGTCCAACTCTGCTATAATTTATGGACGATTTGATCGACCTCAAATTAAGGACTTAAATGTCGACAATTGGTCCAACTCTGCTATAATTTATAGGGGATCTGATCGACCTCAAATTAAAGACTTAAATGTAGACAAATGGTCCAACTCTGCTATAATTTATGGGGAATCTGATCGACCTCAAATTGGAAATTCTGAGCTCAAAGACAAGTCCAGTAATAAGGATTTAAATGTAGACAAATGGTCTAACTCcgccatattttattggggataTGACCGACCTCAAATTTAA
- the LOC107419498 gene encoding BURP domain protein USPL1, whose product MSQRKMAPGTFTPSVLIFCLLFFMFDHGNCIRETTKEHHHYHQQELFSGGEKMNIQQVVGHSDSHMDHIKASKIGFFTVDQLYVGKTMPISFQNIDFSSLPRFLPKREADIIPFTSSKLPQLLQFFSFPQESLQATQIETSLKTCERKPTKGETKFCATSFESLLDFVRDVLGKENHYKVLTTQHIKNPVEQNYTFLEISQVFSSSNKIVACHILPYPYAVFYCHSPEASKLFKIRGGGNKNGDKVDGLAVCHMDTSDWISDDMFLLLGVKRGTPICHFFSPATLIWVSY is encoded by the exons ATGTCACAGAGGAAAATGGCTCCAGGAACATTCACACCTTCAGTCCTCATCTTCTGCCTTTTGTTCTTCATG TTCGACCACGGAAATTGTATCAGGGAGACAACAAAAGaacatcatcattatcatcaacaAGAATTATTTTCCGGGGGAGAAAAAATGAATATTCAACAAGTAGTAGGACATTCTGACAGCCACATGGATCATATAAAAGCTTCAAAAATTGGATTCTTTACGGTGGACCAACTCTATGTTGGCAAAACAATGCctataagttttcaaaacatCGATTTTTCATCTTTACCGCGCTTCTTACCGAAACGAGAAGCCGATATCATCCCTTTCACTTCAAGCAAATTGCCACAGCTTCTCCAATTCTTCTCATTCCCACAAGAATCTCTCCAAGCCACTCAAATTGAGACGTCACTCAAAACCTGTGAACGAAAACCCACCAAGGGAGAGACAAAGTTCTGTGCTACCTCCTTTGAATCCTTGCTTGATTTCGTACGTGATGTTTTAGGAAAGGAAAACCATTACAAAGTTCTAACCACACAACATATCAAAAACCCAGTTGAGCAGAACTACACTTTCCTTGAAATATCTCAGGTTTTCTCGTCGTCCAATAAGATCGTGGCATGCCATATTTTGCCTTACCCTTATGCTGTGTTTTATTGCCATAGCCCAGAAGCAAGTAAGCTCTTCAAGATTAGGGGTGGTGGCAATAAGAATGGTGACAAAGTTGATGGCCTTGCCGTTTGCCACATGGACACATCGGATTGGATTTCCGATGATATGTTTCTACTCCTCGGCGTCAAGAGGGGAACTCCTATTTGCCATTTCTTCTCCCCAGCTACTTTGATTTGGGTTTCCTACTAG